One Hypnocyclicus thermotrophus DNA segment encodes these proteins:
- the sufU gene encoding Fe-S cluster assembly sulfur transfer protein SufU, which produces MDYNKIYTSLIMEHNKSGHNKREIKNADYIERGHNPNCGDDITVQLKIKDDKIVDGAFIGIGCAISQASASILFDIINGKNINEAKHIVESYLKMIKKEEISEEDKEKLEDAVILENISNMPARVKCATLAWNGVKIIFNKI; this is translated from the coding sequence TTGGACTATAATAAAATATATACATCTTTAATTATGGAACATAATAAAAGTGGACATAATAAGAGGGAAATAAAAAATGCAGATTATATTGAAAGAGGTCATAATCCAAATTGTGGAGATGACATTACTGTACAATTAAAAATAAAAGATGACAAAATCGTAGATGGAGCTTTTATAGGAATAGGGTGTGCAATTTCTCAAGCTTCAGCATCAATACTTTTTGATATAATAAATGGCAAAAATATAAATGAAGCAAAACATATAGTAGAATCTTATCTTAAAATGATAAAAAAAGAAGAAATATCAGAAGAAGACAAAGAAAAATTAGAAGATGCTGTAATCTTAGAAAATATATCAAATATGCCAGCTAGAGTAAAATGTGCTACGCTTGCATGGAATGGAGTAAAAATAATTTTTAATAAAATATAA
- a CDS encoding alpha-amylase, whose amino-acid sequence MKKFLNFLFLLVFLTIIGCDKTSNLTSNLNNSSISASLVSEWNNAYFRGTPNSWNTSPMTKVASNTWEITVTFNNGDSSGGPRFKIDRYGDWSENYPSQDYYVSPNKTYKITFYDSTHEIKVTEINNSSSSINGTMMQYFEWYLPNDGSLWNKVASESSTLSNMGITALWLPPAYKGQAGSADVGYGVYDMYDLGEFNQKGTIRTKYGTKDEYLNAINVAHQNGIQIYGDVVFNHRMGADGKENVSATRVDWNNRNVTYETKTISAWTDFHFPGRNGKYSTFNWKWYHFDGVDWDDNSKQKAIFRFNGTGKSWDWEVDTENNNYDYLMGADLDMDHPEVVQELKDWGKWYLDFTGVDGFRLDAVKHIKFTFFNDWLDYLRSSTGKELFTVGEYWSYDINKLNNYITKSNGKMSLFDAPLHMNFHNASNGNGYYDMKNIFNGTLVQSNPLKAVTIVENHDTQPGQALESPVKDWFKPLAYAMILLRQDGYPCVFYGDMYGAQNIKSQYNTIKKLVEARKLYAYGEQRDYLDNPDIIGWTRLGDANHPKAMATILTDASGGSKWMYVGKANAKFIDYLGNRSDVIYSNNDGWAEFKVNGGSVSVWIEQ is encoded by the coding sequence ATGAAAAAATTTTTAAATTTTTTATTCTTATTGGTTTTTCTTACTATTATTGGCTGTGATAAAACATCTAATTTAACATCTAATTTAAATAATAGTAGTATATCTGCTTCACTTGTTAGTGAATGGAATAATGCTTATTTTAGAGGTACACCTAATTCTTGGAATACTAGTCCAATGACTAAAGTAGCTTCTAATACTTGGGAAATTACCGTTACGTTTAATAATGGTGACTCTTCTGGTGGTCCTAGATTTAAAATTGATAGATACGGGGATTGGTCAGAAAACTATCCTTCTCAAGATTATTATGTTTCTCCTAACAAAACATATAAAATCACTTTTTATGATTCTACTCATGAAATTAAAGTTACAGAAATAAATAATAGTTCTTCTTCTATTAACGGGACTATGATGCAATATTTTGAATGGTATTTACCTAATGATGGAAGTTTATGGAATAAAGTAGCTTCTGAATCTTCTACCTTATCAAATATGGGAATTACAGCTCTTTGGCTTCCACCTGCATATAAAGGACAAGCTGGAAGTGCAGATGTTGGATATGGAGTATATGATATGTATGACCTTGGAGAGTTTAATCAAAAAGGTACTATTAGAACTAAATATGGTACAAAAGATGAATATCTTAATGCCATAAATGTAGCTCATCAAAATGGTATACAAATATATGGTGATGTTGTGTTTAATCATAGAATGGGAGCAGATGGAAAAGAAAATGTATCAGCTACTAGAGTAGATTGGAATAATAGAAATGTTACCTATGAAACCAAAACAATAAGTGCTTGGACAGATTTTCATTTTCCTGGAAGAAATGGAAAATACTCTACATTTAATTGGAAATGGTATCATTTTGATGGTGTAGATTGGGATGATAATTCTAAACAAAAAGCTATATTTAGATTTAATGGTACAGGAAAATCTTGGGATTGGGAAGTGGATACTGAGAATAATAATTATGATTACTTAATGGGTGCTGATCTTGATATGGATCATCCTGAAGTTGTTCAAGAATTAAAAGATTGGGGAAAATGGTATTTAGATTTTACAGGTGTAGATGGATTTAGACTTGATGCTGTAAAACATATTAAATTTACATTTTTTAATGATTGGCTAGATTATTTAAGAAGTTCAACTGGAAAAGAATTATTTACAGTTGGAGAATATTGGAGTTATGATATAAATAAATTAAATAACTATATAACAAAATCTAATGGTAAAATGTCTTTATTTGATGCACCATTACACATGAATTTTCATAATGCGTCAAATGGTAATGGATATTATGATATGAAAAATATATTTAATGGTACTTTAGTTCAATCTAATCCATTAAAAGCTGTAACTATTGTAGAAAATCATGATACACAACCTGGTCAAGCTCTTGAATCACCAGTAAAAGATTGGTTTAAACCTCTAGCTTATGCTATGATTTTACTTAGACAAGATGGTTATCCATGTGTTTTCTATGGTGATATGTATGGTGCACAAAATATTAAGTCTCAATACAATACTATAAAAAAACTTGTTGAAGCAAGAAAATTATATGCTTATGGAGAACAAAGAGATTATTTAGATAATCCTGATATTATTGGTTGGACAAGACTTGGTGATGCTAATCATCCAAAAGCAATGGCTACAATCTTAACTGATGCTAGTGGTGGTAGTAAATGGATGTATGTAGGTAAAGCAAATGCTAAATTTATAGATTATCTTGGAAATAGAAGCGATGTTATTTATTCAAATAATGATGGATGGGCTGAATTCAAAGTAAACGGTGGTAGTGTATCAGTTTGGATAGAACAATAA
- a CDS encoding TetR/AcrR family transcriptional regulator translates to MDELNTKNKLIKSAMELFLEKGYEGIKVEDITKEAGVAKGTFYTYFKAKDDIFIDVISKMMEIYIDILKNLKFEEGELKKNIKKIVSLMYKTSYKHKAMYKVISLIFKNPHLLSKLFESEFPFKKMSEDIYIKLLESSKNEVRDEVIENKKIFITVLGKILDAYMFELFEIKEFKSSGKIKKITEEELEYHIKIISNTIYLAIKK, encoded by the coding sequence ATGGATGAATTAAATACTAAAAATAAATTAATAAAAAGTGCTATGGAACTTTTTTTAGAAAAAGGTTATGAAGGAATTAAAGTTGAAGATATTACTAAAGAAGCTGGAGTTGCGAAAGGAACTTTTTATACTTATTTTAAGGCAAAAGATGATATATTTATTGATGTTATATCCAAAATGATGGAAATTTATATAGATATATTAAAAAACTTAAAGTTTGAAGAAGGTGAATTAAAGAAAAACATCAAAAAAATAGTGAGCCTTATGTATAAAACCTCTTATAAACACAAAGCAATGTATAAAGTAATATCTCTTATATTCAAGAATCCGCACCTTTTGTCAAAACTTTTTGAAAGTGAATTTCCTTTTAAAAAAATGAGTGAGGATATATATATAAAACTTTTAGAAAGTAGTAAAAATGAGGTTAGAGATGAAGTAATAGAAAATAAAAAAATATTTATTACGGTACTAGGTAAAATATTAGATGCATATATGTTTGAATTATTTGAAATAAAAGAGTTTAAAAGTAGTGGGAAAATAAAAAAAATAACAGAAGAAGAATTGGAGTATCATATTAAAATAATTTCAAATACTATTTATTTAGCTATAAAAAAATAA
- a CDS encoding TolC family protein, giving the protein MRRKVVILVFLLTTLTSFAKIEIDLNTATEKVIEKSETIKKYELDLENSKLQKKEAFKSGLPSVGYSGTIAKTEDKNTFTGSDEYHQYKLTLSQPIFNGFRIITAIQNGDKYVQLSEYALEKEKNDEKLKITKNYIEALKLKKQIEILENSKKELEKNFEKIKRMYELGFVMKSDVLDINYGLIELESTILQMKNAFEISKLSIKNDLGIASDEKLILKDVKNIDKKINVINIDLGKDLIKIKNESLTAKILDINLDLAKASEKFEKANFLPMVNGQFSYGNQTTYGSIKDAFKSENLDWSVGISISGTLYNFGKNIDAYQRSKNNTKKVEYDRKFTKDNLEIALKSAYLDIVRLQKVLEAKEKALESATENYKYQEKRLNNNLIDSITFLKAENSLREANIGYNITKLDLYYAIENYKNLLK; this is encoded by the coding sequence TTGAGACGAAAAGTAGTGATTTTAGTTTTTTTATTAACAACTCTTACATCATTTGCAAAAATAGAAATAGATTTAAATACTGCAACTGAAAAAGTGATAGAGAAAAGTGAAACTATAAAAAAATATGAGTTAGATTTAGAAAATTCAAAATTACAAAAAAAAGAAGCTTTTAAATCAGGATTACCAAGTGTAGGATATAGTGGAACTATTGCTAAAACAGAGGATAAGAACACTTTTACAGGTAGTGATGAATACCATCAATATAAATTAACATTATCACAACCTATTTTTAATGGTTTTAGAATAATAACAGCTATTCAAAATGGTGATAAATATGTACAGCTTAGTGAATATGCATTAGAAAAAGAAAAAAATGATGAAAAATTAAAAATTACTAAAAATTATATAGAAGCATTAAAATTAAAAAAGCAAATAGAGATATTAGAAAATTCTAAAAAAGAATTAGAGAAAAATTTTGAAAAAATAAAAAGAATGTATGAATTAGGGTTTGTAATGAAAAGTGATGTATTGGATATAAATTATGGATTAATAGAATTGGAAAGTACAATTTTACAAATGAAAAATGCATTTGAAATATCAAAACTAAGTATAAAAAATGATTTAGGCATAGCGAGTGATGAAAAACTTATTTTAAAAGATGTTAAAAATATAGATAAAAAAATTAATGTAATAAATATAGATTTAGGAAAAGATTTAATTAAAATTAAAAATGAAAGTTTAACTGCAAAAATTTTAGATATAAATTTAGATTTAGCAAAAGCTTCGGAAAAATTTGAAAAAGCAAATTTTCTTCCTATGGTAAATGGGCAATTTTCATATGGAAATCAAACTACATATGGTAGTATAAAAGACGCTTTTAAATCAGAGAATTTAGATTGGTCAGTAGGAATAAGTATTTCAGGAACATTATATAATTTTGGTAAAAATATAGATGCATATCAAAGAAGTAAAAATAACACAAAAAAAGTTGAATATGATAGAAAATTTACAAAAGATAACTTAGAAATAGCTTTAAAATCTGCATATTTAGATATAGTGAGATTACAAAAAGTATTAGAAGCAAAAGAAAAAGCACTTGAAAGTGCTACTGAAAATTATAAATACCAAGAAAAAAGGCTAAATAATAATTTGATTGATTCTATTACATTTTTAAAAGCTGAAAATAGCTTGAGAGAAGCTAATATAGGGTATAATATAACTAAATTAGATTTATATTATGCTATTGAAAATTATAAAAATTTATTAAAATAA
- a CDS encoding efflux RND transporter periplasmic adaptor subunit, protein MKKYILVLVTIILFASCGKANNKGVQKVSKETAKIVKTSTLKKIKLSKEIKTNGILNAKYEIVHSGPEAEVEKVYHKNGDFVKKGDIIVKQKDINIENNYKMALANLNAAKSNYEQVIKFSEIQVRTQLEQAKSAMISAEQNLIKAKKGAKVEQIEIAKNNLKTAESAFEQAKFNYEKNKKLYDEKLISESAFLQLETMYNQSKNQLDNAKNNLELLIKGADEEDIKILEAMYEQAKANYELVKKNVDEESWKYTINGVKAQYDSALYRYEMAKKAYDDLTIKAKISGVVSGLNLKKYQKAKPDNGPFFTIIDESSMETVVYLSVSEVINLDKNSFAEVNIEELNNTFKGKIDSIDPAASKSTNKFAVKIVIDNNKNMLKKGMYGKISLFTNPKEKLVVPKKSIVIKGLYKYIYKLEGDRVKAIKVELGVSNDEYQEVIADKLKVGDKIVVDGQFLLQDNDLVKEVN, encoded by the coding sequence TTGAAAAAATATATTTTAGTATTAGTAACAATTATACTTTTTGCATCTTGTGGAAAAGCAAATAATAAAGGAGTACAAAAAGTATCAAAAGAAACAGCAAAAATTGTTAAAACGAGTACTTTAAAAAAAATAAAATTAAGTAAAGAAATTAAAACTAATGGAATATTAAATGCAAAATATGAAATAGTTCATTCTGGACCAGAAGCAGAAGTAGAGAAAGTTTATCATAAAAATGGTGATTTTGTAAAAAAAGGTGATATTATAGTAAAGCAAAAAGATATAAATATTGAAAATAATTATAAAATGGCTCTTGCAAATTTAAATGCAGCAAAATCAAACTATGAACAAGTTATAAAATTTTCTGAAATTCAAGTGAGAACACAACTTGAGCAAGCAAAATCGGCAATGATTAGTGCCGAACAAAATTTAATAAAAGCAAAAAAAGGAGCAAAAGTAGAACAAATAGAAATAGCAAAAAATAATTTAAAAACAGCAGAATCAGCTTTTGAACAAGCGAAGTTTAATTATGAAAAAAATAAAAAATTATATGATGAAAAATTAATTTCAGAATCTGCATTTCTTCAATTAGAAACAATGTATAACCAATCAAAAAATCAACTTGATAATGCGAAAAATAACTTAGAACTTCTGATAAAAGGTGCTGATGAAGAAGATATAAAAATTTTAGAAGCGATGTATGAACAAGCAAAAGCAAATTATGAGCTTGTAAAGAAAAATGTAGATGAAGAATCTTGGAAATATACAATTAATGGGGTAAAAGCACAATATGATTCAGCGCTATATAGATACGAAATGGCTAAAAAAGCCTATGATGATTTAACAATAAAAGCAAAAATTAGTGGAGTTGTATCAGGGTTAAATTTAAAAAAATATCAAAAAGCAAAACCGGATAATGGTCCATTTTTTACTATTATAGATGAATCAAGTATGGAAACTGTTGTATATTTATCTGTAAGTGAAGTTATAAATTTAGATAAAAATAGTTTTGCAGAGGTAAATATAGAAGAATTAAATAATACATTTAAAGGAAAAATAGATTCTATAGATCCTGCAGCAAGTAAATCTACAAATAAATTTGCGGTAAAAATAGTTATAGATAACAATAAAAATATGTTAAAAAAAGGAATGTATGGAAAAATTAGTTTATTTACAAATCCAAAAGAAAAATTAGTTGTACCTAAAAAATCGATTGTTATTAAAGGATTATATAAGTATATTTATAAGTTAGAGGGAGATAGAGTTAAAGCTATAAAGGTAGAATTAGGTGTAAGTAATGATGAATATCAAGAAGTTATAGCTGATAAATTAAAAGTAGGAGATAAAATAGTTGTAGATGGACAATTTTTATTACAAGATAACGATTTAGTAAAAGAGGTGAATTAA
- a CDS encoding efflux RND transporter permease subunit encodes MKSISHFAIKKSVTTIMLIITMVGAGVLGMLGMSSQLLPDFDIPVSIINITWIGASPEDIDKLITSEVEDALTGIDGIKNINGYSSQNISTVVVQFNYGTDTDEKIREIQTKVNNIKKDLPSDIGEPFIDKFDINAQPILIYNLFGSDLVELNSLAENIIKPRLEKISGVGEIRIKGGLKEEILVELEPEKLAAYSLDIMQIKSILSSSNINIPLGNLKEGDKEFIVKVIGEIKTIEQVKNIVVSNNGGQLVKLSDVANIKLSTEDVESFARQNGEPSIRIEVIKVKEGNTVNIAEEAKKVMENLKESLPPGINTVLATDFSIPIKQSIGTVSNNAIVGIILASIILLIFLKNIRATLVVAIAIPVSVVFTFALLPLKNITLNVISLMGLALGVGMLVDNSIVVIDNIYRHLTELKEDKFTASANGASEMSVPIIASTATTVAVFLPIVMREGMAKEIFHDMSFSITFALISSLVVALTFVPMAASKFLDPKKSITKEGKILVNLKRVYVKILDRALKHKIITVLIAFLMFIGSIGLATLTIKTEFFPQMDQSEYLVKAKLSKGLDVKKADLIAKSMEKIVKADKFTVNYSTAVSKENITINIKTLEKNERKETINDIISQIRPKLANIPDAKITVSASSGGPGGGSDGGVQLKIYSDDLDKLSVFSQIVLEKVKKIPGLVDVKSSYEGGNPELKLDIDRDKAQYYGLRVSDIAFLISYQVQGTDAFTIKTSNKDVDVKVRIAEDYRNSIEKILDLELNTRFGKIKIKDIASFKLEEGAAQIEKENKSKIITISANTDNIDLRTATAKIKEVIKELDIPAGIRYDFGGDQEQFVDVMKDLLFGFGIAIFLMYFILASQFESFTMPIIIMGSLPLSIIGVLIGLAITRVKFNIMVMVGIIMLAGIVVNNAIVLIDYINVLRARNHPLIEAIKIAGRTRLRPIIMTTATTIFGMLPLALGIGQGTEFYQGMAIAVIFGLLFATLLTLILIPVLYSIEESIRIKFKNKHKLKYETSIYKN; translated from the coding sequence ATGAAATCAATATCACATTTTGCTATAAAAAAATCTGTAACAACTATAATGCTTATTATTACTATGGTTGGGGCAGGGGTTTTAGGAATGTTAGGTATGTCTTCTCAACTTTTACCAGATTTTGATATACCAGTATCTATAATTAATATAACATGGATAGGAGCATCTCCTGAAGATATAGATAAACTTATAACAAGTGAGGTAGAAGATGCACTTACTGGGATTGATGGGATAAAAAATATAAATGGATATAGTTCTCAAAATATATCAACTGTAGTAGTTCAATTTAATTATGGAACAGATACAGATGAAAAAATTAGAGAAATTCAAACAAAAGTAAATAATATAAAAAAAGATTTACCTAGTGATATAGGAGAGCCATTTATTGACAAATTTGATATAAATGCTCAACCAATATTAATATATAATCTTTTTGGTTCAGATTTAGTCGAATTAAATAGTTTAGCTGAAAATATAATAAAACCAAGATTGGAAAAAATATCAGGAGTTGGAGAGATAAGAATAAAAGGTGGACTTAAAGAAGAAATTTTAGTTGAATTAGAACCTGAAAAATTAGCGGCATATTCTTTAGATATTATGCAAATAAAAAGTATTTTATCTTCTTCAAATATTAATATTCCTTTAGGAAATTTAAAAGAAGGTGATAAAGAGTTTATAGTAAAAGTTATTGGTGAAATAAAAACTATAGAACAAGTAAAAAATATAGTTGTATCAAATAATGGTGGACAGTTAGTAAAGTTAAGTGATGTAGCAAATATCAAATTATCAACTGAAGATGTTGAAAGTTTTGCAAGACAAAATGGAGAACCATCTATAAGAATAGAAGTAATCAAAGTAAAAGAAGGAAATACTGTAAACATAGCAGAAGAAGCTAAAAAAGTAATGGAAAACTTAAAAGAAAGTTTACCACCTGGAATAAATACTGTTCTTGCTACAGATTTTTCAATACCGATAAAACAATCAATAGGAACGGTATCAAATAATGCTATAGTTGGTATTATACTTGCTTCAATTATACTTTTAATATTTTTGAAAAATATAAGAGCTACATTAGTAGTAGCAATAGCTATACCAGTATCAGTTGTATTTACGTTTGCATTATTACCGCTTAAAAATATTACATTAAATGTAATATCGCTTATGGGTCTAGCTCTTGGGGTAGGAATGCTTGTTGATAATTCTATTGTTGTTATTGATAATATTTATAGGCATCTTACAGAGTTAAAAGAAGATAAATTTACAGCGTCAGCAAATGGAGCTAGTGAAATGTCAGTACCTATAATAGCATCAACAGCTACAACTGTAGCAGTGTTTTTACCGATAGTAATGAGAGAAGGAATGGCAAAAGAGATATTTCATGATATGTCATTTTCAATTACATTTGCATTAATTTCTTCTTTAGTAGTTGCTTTAACATTTGTACCTATGGCAGCTTCAAAATTTTTAGACCCTAAAAAATCAATAACAAAAGAAGGAAAAATTTTAGTAAATCTTAAAAGAGTATATGTAAAAATATTAGATAGAGCATTAAAACATAAAATAATAACAGTATTAATAGCCTTTCTTATGTTTATTGGTTCTATAGGACTTGCGACTTTAACAATAAAAACAGAATTTTTTCCTCAAATGGATCAAAGTGAATATCTAGTTAAAGCTAAATTATCTAAAGGTCTTGATGTAAAAAAAGCTGATTTGATAGCAAAATCAATGGAAAAAATAGTTAAAGCTGATAAATTTACAGTGAACTATTCAACAGCTGTAAGTAAGGAAAATATTACAATAAATATAAAAACATTAGAAAAAAATGAAAGAAAAGAAACGATAAATGATATTATTTCGCAAATAAGACCCAAATTAGCTAATATTCCAGATGCAAAAATAACAGTATCTGCTTCAAGTGGAGGGCCAGGTGGCGGAAGCGATGGAGGAGTACAGTTAAAAATTTATAGTGACGACTTAGATAAACTTTCTGTATTTAGTCAAATAGTTTTAGAAAAAGTAAAAAAAATACCTGGATTAGTTGATGTAAAATCATCTTATGAAGGTGGAAATCCTGAATTAAAACTTGATATAGATAGAGATAAAGCACAATATTATGGATTGAGAGTATCTGATATAGCATTTTTAATATCATATCAAGTACAAGGTACAGATGCATTTACAATAAAAACTTCAAATAAAGATGTTGATGTAAAAGTAAGAATAGCTGAAGATTATAGAAATAGTATAGAAAAAATATTAGATTTAGAATTAAATACTAGATTTGGAAAAATAAAAATAAAAGATATAGCTTCTTTTAAACTTGAAGAAGGTGCAGCTCAGATAGAAAAAGAAAATAAATCAAAAATAATTACGATTTCAGCAAATACAGATAATATTGATTTAAGAACAGCTACTGCAAAAATAAAAGAAGTAATAAAAGAACTAGATATTCCGGCAGGAATTAGATATGATTTTGGTGGAGATCAAGAACAATTTGTAGATGTAATGAAAGATTTATTATTCGGTTTTGGAATTGCAATTTTCTTGATGTATTTTATACTTGCATCACAATTTGAATCATTTACAATGCCAATAATTATAATGGGTTCACTTCCGTTATCAATTATAGGGGTTTTAATAGGATTAGCTATTACTAGAGTTAAATTTAATATTATGGTAATGGTAGGAATAATTATGCTAGCAGGAATTGTTGTAAATAATGCTATAGTACTAATAGATTATATAAATGTACTTAGAGCTAGAAACCACCCTTTAATAGAAGCTATAAAAATAGCAGGAAGAACAAGACTTAGACCTATTATAATGACTACAGCAACTACTATATTTGGAATGCTTCCATTAGCCTTAGGTATAGGTCAAGGTACAGAGTTTTATCAAGGTATGGCGATAGCTGTAATATTTGGACTTTTATTTGCCACTTTGCTTACATTAATATTAATACCTGTTTTATATTCGATAGAAGAAAGTATTAGAATAAAATTTAAAAATAAACATAAATTAAAATATGAAACTTCTATATATAAAAATTAA
- a CDS encoding PG0541 family transporter-associated protein, which yields MYKEIRIVYSDAARNEILKIFKEEKIEKYINLEQVQAMWSKNIRHMGTHIWPGTDSIFILLLEKEKAEQLLKKLKEMKKKLIEGVDMFVTVTPVEEIF from the coding sequence ATGTATAAAGAAATAAGAATAGTTTACTCTGATGCAGCTAGAAATGAAATATTAAAAATTTTTAAAGAAGAAAAAATAGAAAAATACATTAATTTAGAACAAGTTCAAGCTATGTGGTCAAAAAATATAAGACATATGGGAACACATATTTGGCCAGGAACTGATAGTATTTTTATTCTTCTTTTAGAAAAGGAAAAAGCAGAGCAATTATTAAAGAAACTAAAAGAGATGAAAAAAAAGCTTATAGAAGGAGTAGATATGTTTGTAACAGTTACTCCAGTAGAAGAAATATTCTAA
- a CDS encoding sigma-54-dependent transcriptional regulator: MNKKSILAISENKDTLKSLRGELKDEYEVITFNNFLDGLDMLRESDFDILLLDENLSWFTFTEAVRKLRGIGKDIIIIALINEETEEVLEDLKKAQIYHCVIKPIELRKVNRVIIPALNNLELLKEKRELEKKLSDTEESEEIIGQNSKIKELKQVIEKVADSDLTVLITGENGVGKELVAKEIYKKSYRRKKNFIIINCASIAPTLIESELFGYEKGAYPGANMTRKGIIEEADGGTLFLDQIGAMDLKTQAKLLRVIEYGELRRVGSNRTIKVDVRFIAATNENLEESVKRGTFRKDLYHRITAFPIEVPALRERKEDIPLLANYFLNKIVSDLHKDMVVISGEAMKYLIEYSYPGNIRELKNIIERMVILSNDKVIGVENLPLEIKMKSDTLENKTITGIGPLKDILEKDIYDLAEVERVVIANALQKTRWNKQETAKLLGIGRTTLYEKIRKYDLDRRGIAKGE; the protein is encoded by the coding sequence ATGAATAAAAAATCTATTTTAGCAATTTCAGAAAATAAAGATACGCTAAAAAGTTTAAGAGGAGAATTAAAAGATGAATATGAAGTAATTACTTTCAATAATTTTTTAGATGGTCTTGATATGCTTAGAGAAAGTGACTTTGATATTTTATTATTGGATGAAAATCTATCATGGTTTACTTTTACAGAAGCAGTTAGAAAATTAAGAGGAATTGGAAAAGATATAATTATTATTGCACTAATTAATGAAGAGACAGAAGAAGTTTTAGAAGATTTAAAAAAAGCTCAAATTTATCATTGTGTAATAAAACCAATAGAACTTAGAAAAGTAAATAGAGTAATAATACCTGCACTAAATAATTTGGAATTATTAAAAGAAAAAAGAGAGCTTGAGAAAAAACTTTCAGATACAGAAGAATCAGAAGAAATAATAGGGCAAAATTCTAAAATAAAAGAACTAAAACAAGTAATTGAAAAAGTAGCAGATAGTGACCTTACAGTGCTTATAACAGGTGAAAATGGAGTAGGAAAAGAACTTGTCGCAAAAGAAATATATAAAAAATCATATAGAAGAAAAAAGAATTTTATAATTATTAATTGCGCTTCAATAGCACCTACACTAATAGAATCAGAACTTTTTGGATATGAAAAAGGTGCTTATCCAGGTGCTAATATGACTAGAAAAGGAATTATCGAAGAAGCAGATGGAGGAACATTATTTTTAGATCAAATAGGTGCTATGGATTTAAAAACACAAGCAAAATTATTAAGAGTTATAGAATATGGAGAACTTAGAAGAGTCGGAAGCAACAGAACTATAAAAGTAGATGTTAGATTTATAGCTGCTACAAATGAAAATCTTGAAGAATCAGTAAAAAGAGGAACATTTAGAAAAGATTTATATCATAGAATAACAGCTTTTCCTATAGAAGTGCCAGCATTAAGAGAAAGAAAAGAGGATATACCTTTATTAGCAAATTATTTCTTGAATAAAATAGTATCTGACCTACATAAAGATATGGTAGTTATATCTGGAGAAGCAATGAAATACTTAATAGAATACTCTTATCCTGGAAATATTAGAGAGTTAAAAAATATTATTGAAAGAATGGTAATTTTATCAAATGATAAAGTAATAGGTGTAGAAAATCTACCTCTTGAAATAAAAATGAAGTCAGATACTTTAGAAAATAAAACAATTACAGGAATTGGACCATTAAAAGATATATTAGAAAAAGATATCTATGACTTAGCAGAAGTAGAAAGAGTAGTTATAGCTAATGCATTACAAAAAACTAGATGGAATAAACAAGAAACAGCAAAACTTCTAGGAATAGGAAGAACTACATTATATGAAAAAATAAGAAAATATGATTTGGATAGAAGAGGTATAGCTAAGGGAGAATAA